A window of the Parabacteroides merdae ATCC 43184 genome harbors these coding sequences:
- a CDS encoding ABC transporter permease produces the protein MINIGKYIEMAINWLTENFAGLFDVINHIVGGFIDGFQGILMWVPFYLMIAGIAALAWWKAGKGTAVLTLLGLLLIWGMGFWVQTMQTVALVLSSTIIALLFGVPLGIWTGRNDKAAKVIRPVLDLMQTMPAFVYLIPAVLFFGLGPVPGAFATVIFAMPPVVRLTDLGIRQVPEDIVEATRSFGATSGQLLFKVQLPLALPTIMAGVNQTIMMALSMVVIAAMISAGGLGEIVLKGITQMKIGLGFEGGIAVVILAIVLDRITQGFVRRK, from the coding sequence ATGATAAATATCGGAAAATATATAGAAATGGCCATTAATTGGCTGACAGAAAACTTTGCTGGCCTTTTTGATGTAATCAACCACATCGTAGGCGGCTTTATCGACGGCTTCCAGGGAATACTGATGTGGGTCCCGTTCTACCTGATGATTGCGGGAATAGCAGCTTTGGCTTGGTGGAAAGCCGGAAAGGGAACCGCTGTCCTGACCTTGCTCGGTTTACTTTTGATTTGGGGGATGGGGTTTTGGGTACAGACCATGCAGACTGTGGCGCTTGTCTTGTCGTCGACGATCATCGCCTTGTTGTTCGGTGTCCCGCTGGGAATCTGGACCGGGCGAAACGATAAGGCGGCTAAGGTGATCCGTCCGGTTTTGGATCTGATGCAGACGATGCCCGCTTTTGTCTATTTGATTCCGGCTGTCCTGTTTTTCGGACTGGGACCTGTTCCGGGCGCTTTTGCCACCGTGATATTTGCCATGCCTCCGGTTGTCCGTCTTACCGACTTGGGAATCCGTCAGGTTCCGGAAGATATTGTAGAGGCGACCCGTTCGTTCGGGGCCACTTCGGGACAACTTCTTTTTAAAGTACAGCTCCCGTTGGCTTTACCTACCATTATGGCAGGAGTGAACCAGACAATCATGATGGCTCTCTCTATGGTTGTGATTGCGGCCATGATCTCGGCTGGCGGATTAGGTGAGATCGTATTGAAAGGAATCACACAAATGAAAATCGGACTTGGTTTTGAAGGCGGCATAGCCGTCGTGATTCTAGCGATCGTTTTGGATCGTATTACACAGGGCTTTGTCCGTAGAAAGTAA
- a CDS encoding Hsp20/alpha crystallin family protein, whose product MTPMRRSQNWLPYVFNDLFDNDWMIKANSTAPAINVIESEKDYRVEVAAPGMTKDDFNIRIDENDNLVVSMEKKEEKNEDKKEGRYLRREFSYSKFQQTMVLPENAEKEKIEAKVENGVLNIIIPKMSEEAAKKAEKIIEIK is encoded by the coding sequence ATGACACCGATGAGAAGAAGTCAAAATTGGTTACCGTATGTATTCAACGATTTATTTGACAACGACTGGATGATTAAAGCGAACTCTACAGCTCCCGCCATCAACGTGATTGAATCGGAAAAGGACTATCGGGTAGAAGTTGCTGCTCCTGGTATGACAAAAGACGATTTCAACATCCGCATCGACGAGAACGACAATCTGGTCGTATCGATGGAGAAAAAAGAAGAAAAGAATGAAGACAAAAAAGAAGGACGCTATCTGAGACGCGAATTCTCCTATAGCAAATTCCAGCAGACAATGGTTCTTCCCGAAAACGCAGAGAAAGAAAAGATCGAAGCAAAAGTCGAGAATGGCGTGTTGAACATCATCATCCCGAAAATGAGCGAGGAAGCAGCCAAGAAAGCTGAAAAGATTATCGAAATCAAATAA
- a CDS encoding metallophosphoesterase: MMNRRNYLQTLSALFAVSAFGGCTSAGKQKDASNSETDIAGPALAGEAFDVPAVSEESKNFYLVSDLGRNGYYEQKTIAELMGNLAEKIDIEFIVAAGDTHHFEGVASVDDPLWMTNYELVYSHPELMLEWFAVNGNHEYRGNTQAVLDYGKKSRRWIVPSRYYSKVVEAGENEKALLVFIDTSPLIDKYREDTEKYPDAGRQDMEEQLQWIEKTLASSAEKWKIVIGHHPVYADTPKEESERADMRKRLEPLLDRYGVDMYFCGHIHNFQHIQPADSKVDYLVNTSGSLSRKVKTVEGTKFCNPEAGFTVVSMEDSKLSFYLMNGKGKILYEYSRTR; this comes from the coding sequence ATGATGAATAGAAGAAATTATTTACAGACCTTATCGGCTTTGTTCGCAGTCTCCGCTTTTGGGGGCTGCACTTCTGCCGGTAAGCAGAAAGATGCGTCGAATTCGGAAACGGATATTGCCGGTCCTGCTTTAGCAGGGGAGGCATTCGACGTTCCGGCCGTATCGGAAGAAAGCAAAAATTTTTATCTGGTCAGCGACTTGGGACGGAACGGTTATTATGAACAAAAGACGATTGCCGAGTTGATGGGAAACCTGGCGGAAAAGATAGACATCGAATTTATTGTCGCGGCCGGGGATACTCATCATTTCGAGGGAGTAGCCAGCGTCGACGATCCGTTGTGGATGACAAACTACGAGCTTGTTTACAGCCATCCTGAGCTGATGCTGGAGTGGTTTGCCGTCAACGGGAACCATGAGTATCGCGGTAATACGCAAGCGGTATTGGATTACGGCAAGAAAAGCCGTCGTTGGATCGTCCCTTCCCGTTATTACTCAAAAGTCGTGGAGGCGGGTGAAAATGAGAAAGCCTTGTTGGTATTTATAGATACTTCGCCTCTGATTGACAAATACCGTGAAGATACGGAGAAATATCCCGATGCCGGCAGACAGGATATGGAAGAGCAGCTTCAATGGATTGAAAAAACGCTTGCCTCTTCTGCTGAGAAATGGAAGATCGTAATCGGCCATCATCCTGTCTATGCCGATACGCCGAAAGAGGAAAGTGAACGTGCCGATATGCGTAAACGTTTGGAGCCTCTGTTGGACAGATATGGTGTCGATATGTATTTTTGTGGTCATATTCATAACTTCCAGCACATCCAGCCTGCTGACAGCAAGGTTGACTATCTGGTAAATACATCCGGTTCACTTTCCCGTAAGGTAAAGACTGTCGAGGGTACGAAGTTCTGTAATCCGGAAGCCGGGTTCACTGTAGTCAGCATGGAAGATAGTAAGTTATCCTTTTATCTGATGAATGGAAAAGGGAAAATACTGTACGAGTACAGCCGAACAAGATAA
- a CDS encoding DUF4153 domain-containing protein, which yields MKKKIEALLKRLQIAVRHNPAEVVLSVLFCCFGCALYETSWARLAVVVYYFPVLFLITCTLNSMTEGSRWRFAYYLSVLFFIPFFWKEKDFWSVFYWVTLVVVQLLYLVCDWRRDNDRFVRKGLCYLRAMLSAGLLAGIAWLLSISIYYSIQYIFEIWQYGERRFMAYSSSIAFAGILPLLFLLFNREKEEEEGVNKLFDVLLNYVLSPALLIYAVILYLYFVKVAVLWSLPKGAVAYIVVSFISATFILKSCQPFLERRYYDWFYRYSGWAVLPALVMYWVGTFYRINQYGYTEARVYLVVVGAILTGTVLLFFFRRTAHYLYAVVLAVVLLSFVTYIPCITARDIEQISQEKRDNYPIPANPGNYYEYVTITDYSPLDITGYETLQAVGRYDEGPINSMIQMDTFYLCDKNSLILFEAERDSLLFRQMEKVGLAPSDSIPDDLYPDILRLDLDSALYVFGEISVYRSSPDSAYTVSYMGGGYYLKKKSIFADS from the coding sequence ATGAAAAAGAAAATAGAGGCTCTTCTCAAACGTTTACAGATAGCAGTGCGGCACAATCCGGCAGAGGTAGTTCTGTCTGTTTTATTTTGCTGTTTCGGTTGCGCGCTGTATGAGACATCTTGGGCAAGACTGGCTGTTGTCGTTTATTACTTCCCGGTCTTATTCCTGATTACCTGTACATTGAATTCGATGACGGAAGGATCGCGCTGGCGTTTTGCCTATTATCTGTCTGTGTTGTTCTTTATTCCGTTTTTCTGGAAGGAGAAAGATTTCTGGTCTGTTTTCTATTGGGTGACGCTCGTAGTAGTGCAACTGCTGTATCTGGTGTGCGACTGGAGACGGGATAACGATAGGTTTGTCAGGAAAGGGCTTTGTTACCTTCGGGCGATGCTTTCTGCCGGATTGCTGGCCGGGATTGCCTGGCTGCTTTCTATCTCCATCTATTATTCGATCCAGTATATTTTTGAGATATGGCAATATGGGGAACGGCGGTTTATGGCCTATTCGTCCAGTATCGCATTTGCAGGGATATTGCCGTTGTTGTTCCTTTTGTTTAACCGGGAGAAAGAGGAGGAGGAAGGCGTGAACAAACTGTTTGATGTATTGCTGAATTACGTCCTTTCGCCGGCCTTGCTGATATATGCGGTTATCTTGTATCTCTATTTTGTCAAAGTGGCCGTTTTGTGGTCCTTGCCCAAAGGTGCGGTTGCTTATATTGTCGTTAGTTTTATTTCGGCTACATTCATTCTGAAAAGTTGCCAGCCGTTCCTGGAGAGAAGATATTATGATTGGTTTTACCGCTATTCCGGTTGGGCTGTACTTCCGGCGTTGGTCATGTATTGGGTGGGAACTTTCTACCGGATCAACCAGTACGGATATACGGAAGCGCGGGTGTATCTGGTGGTGGTAGGCGCTATCCTGACGGGGACTGTCCTGCTGTTCTTTTTCCGACGGACCGCACATTATTTGTATGCGGTTGTGCTTGCCGTCGTTTTGTTGTCCTTTGTCACGTATATACCGTGCATAACAGCGAGGGACATAGAACAGATCTCGCAGGAAAAGCGCGACAATTATCCGATTCCGGCAAATCCGGGCAATTATTATGAATATGTAACCATTACCGATTATTCACCTTTGGATATTACGGGATATGAAACGCTCCAGGCTGTCGGCCGCTATGACGAAGGCCCGATAAACAGCATGATACAGATGGACACCTTCTATTTATGCGATAAAAACTCACTAATTCTTTTCGAAGCAGAAAGAGATTCTTTGCTTTTCCGCCAGATGGAGAAGGTTGGGTTGGCTCCGTCCGATTCGATCCCGGATGATTTATATCCGGATATTCTCCGGCTGGATCTGGATTCGGCTCTGTATGTGTTCGGCGAGATTTCTGTCTACCGCAGTTCGCCGGATTCGGCTTATACGGTCTCTTATATGGGAGGAGGGTATTATCTGAAAAAAAAGAGTATCTTTGCCGACTCGTAA
- a CDS encoding ferritin, giving the protein MILSKKLSEAFNAQVNAEMWSSNLYLSMSVHFQKLGLNGFAHWMKKQAEEEMEHAHKMIDFTIDRGGDITIGQINVVPTAWGSVTELFEHVYKHECYVSELIDKMVDIAEEDKDHASRDFLFGFVREQVEEESTAKEIVEQLKNYGECHVGILDHRLGKR; this is encoded by the coding sequence ATGATTTTAAGCAAGAAATTATCCGAAGCATTTAACGCACAGGTTAATGCAGAAATGTGGTCATCCAACTTGTATCTGTCCATGTCCGTGCACTTCCAGAAACTGGGATTAAACGGTTTCGCCCACTGGATGAAAAAGCAAGCAGAAGAAGAAATGGAGCATGCCCACAAAATGATCGACTTCACTATCGACCGCGGCGGTGATATCACAATCGGGCAGATCAATGTCGTTCCTACTGCATGGGGCAGCGTCACAGAATTATTCGAACATGTTTACAAACACGAATGCTACGTTTCCGAACTGATCGACAAAATGGTCGATATCGCAGAAGAAGATAAAGACCATGCATCAAGAGACTTCCTCTTTGGGTTCGTTCGCGAGCAGGTTGAAGAAGAATCTACAGCTAAAGAAATCGTAGAACAGTTGAAGAACTATGGCGAATGCCATGTTGGTATCCTTGACCACAGATTGGGCAAAAGATAA
- a CDS encoding glycine betaine ABC transporter substrate-binding protein, translated as MRRLIIIINLSLIVAFMMMFADCSDSSNGRKQVSIGYVNWSEGIAMSYLAKVMLESKGYDVMLRNADIAPVFVSMAAGKVDVFMDAWLPATHADYIRKYGDNLEALGVAYKNARMGLVVPSYVTIRSIEELNEHKEKFRNEIIGIDVGAGLMNETERVIREYPVELTLKPSSGATMVAFLQKSIENKEWIVVTGWTPHWMFSRYDLKFLDDPQKQYGDAEQIQIMATKGFSDKDPYAAAFFRNFSLDNDQLSELMDLVEAYPMHEEEGAKIWLSEHPEVNEFFPTFAEK; from the coding sequence ATGAGAAGATTGATTATCATTATAAATTTATCCCTTATTGTAGCCTTCATGATGATGTTCGCTGATTGCAGCGATTCCTCGAATGGCAGGAAACAGGTTTCGATCGGTTATGTAAACTGGTCGGAAGGCATAGCCATGAGCTATCTGGCGAAAGTCATGCTTGAGAGCAAGGGGTATGATGTGATGCTGCGAAATGCGGATATTGCACCGGTCTTTGTCTCGATGGCGGCCGGTAAAGTCGATGTTTTTATGGATGCATGGCTTCCGGCTACACATGCCGATTATATAAGGAAATATGGCGATAACTTGGAAGCGTTAGGAGTAGCCTATAAAAATGCCAGGATGGGGCTGGTAGTCCCTTCGTATGTCACGATCCGTTCCATAGAAGAATTGAATGAGCATAAAGAGAAGTTCCGTAACGAGATCATCGGTATCGATGTCGGGGCCGGCTTGATGAATGAGACTGAGCGTGTCATCCGGGAATATCCGGTCGAGCTGACGTTAAAACCTTCGAGCGGTGCGACAATGGTCGCATTTCTCCAGAAATCGATTGAGAACAAAGAGTGGATCGTGGTAACCGGCTGGACTCCCCACTGGATGTTCTCCCGCTACGACCTTAAATTTCTAGATGATCCGCAAAAACAGTACGGCGATGCCGAACAGATTCAGATTATGGCAACCAAAGGCTTTTCTGACAAAGATCCGTATGCAGCCGCTTTTTTCCGGAACTTTTCTCTCGATAATGACCAATTGAGCGAATTGATGGATTTGGTGGAGGCTTATCCGATGCACGAGGAAGAGGGAGCTAAAATTTGGTTATCGGAACATCCGGAAGTGAATGAATTTTTTCCTACATTCGCAGAAAAGTAG
- a CDS encoding SGNH/GDSL hydrolase family protein: MTGEEKKNLNIVFIGNSITQGALLENPRHEAPPVKAALYLRRQPSVGTVRYSNQGVSGSTTFDFLPQTDLLFPKVVRVADQFKDETWATLIFSIMLGTNDSAITGPNGAPASPAKYYENMKTIIDKLLALYPECKIVLHRPVWYSPNTYNGAKYLEEGLNRLQSYYPELQALVLDYSKHFPGQVFMGDTDGFDYFKTHYKNELFPEKGNAGTFYLHPNRKGASALGELWGKAILGAIDN, from the coding sequence ATGACGGGCGAGGAAAAGAAAAATCTGAATATAGTATTTATCGGAAACAGCATAACGCAAGGCGCTTTGTTGGAAAATCCGAGACATGAGGCTCCCCCTGTGAAGGCCGCTTTGTATCTGCGCAGGCAGCCGTCTGTCGGAACTGTCCGCTATTCCAACCAGGGGGTAAGTGGAAGTACGACTTTTGATTTTCTGCCTCAAACCGATTTGCTATTCCCGAAGGTGGTCCGGGTCGCCGACCAGTTCAAAGATGAAACTTGGGCGACTTTGATCTTTTCTATTATGCTTGGGACGAACGACAGCGCTATTACAGGACCGAACGGAGCTCCGGCCTCGCCTGCCAAGTATTATGAAAATATGAAAACGATTATCGATAAGTTGCTGGCACTCTATCCGGAATGCAAGATCGTATTACACCGGCCGGTATGGTACAGCCCGAATACATACAACGGAGCCAAATACCTAGAAGAGGGATTGAATCGTCTGCAAAGTTATTATCCTGAATTACAGGCGTTGGTTCTCGATTATTCCAAACATTTTCCCGGACAGGTCTTTATGGGAGATACGGATGGTTTCGATTATTTCAAGACGCATTATAAAAACGAACTCTTCCCCGAAAAGGGAAATGCAGGAACTTTCTATCTACATCCTAACCGGAAAGGGGCTTCTGCTTTGGGAGAGCTGTGGGGGAAAGCGATACTTGGGGCAATTGACAATTAA
- a CDS encoding quaternary amine ABC transporter ATP-binding protein, with product MTKIEIKDLSILFGPEKAKAKKMIKQGKSKQEILKETGCTIAVRNANLEIKEGEMFVIMGLSGSGKSTLVRCINRLNEPSMGEIWLSGRNITSLSDKELLQIRRKEMAMVFQHFGLLPHRTVLSNIAFGLELQGVPKEEREKKAYESIAVVGLKGYENQRVDELSGGMQQRVGLARALANDPEVLLMDEAFSALDPLIREQMQDELLDLQEKMKRTIVFITHDLDEAIKLGDRIAIMKDGEVVQVGTPEEILTDPANDYVTRFTESVDRGRVVTASSIMLTQPIVVRIRKDGPEAIIRKMREKRLYALPVIGTDEQFLGEIRLKDVLRLRKEGARDISSIVMKEVPSVLESMTVEDMLPLLPKVQQALPVVDENNRLKGVVSTSAIIIEMTGKDQKEIEEIIQNAIDL from the coding sequence ATGACGAAAATAGAAATAAAAGACTTATCGATTCTTTTCGGACCTGAGAAGGCCAAAGCGAAAAAGATGATTAAGCAAGGTAAGAGCAAACAGGAAATTTTAAAAGAAACAGGCTGTACCATAGCTGTCCGTAATGCCAATCTGGAAATAAAGGAAGGAGAGATGTTCGTGATAATGGGGCTCTCCGGTAGTGGTAAGTCGACGTTGGTGCGTTGCATTAACCGGCTGAACGAACCCTCTATGGGGGAGATATGGTTGAGCGGTAGGAACATCACATCTCTGTCGGATAAGGAACTGTTGCAAATACGCCGTAAGGAGATGGCGATGGTATTCCAGCATTTTGGCCTGTTGCCTCACCGGACTGTATTGAGTAATATAGCTTTCGGGCTTGAATTGCAGGGAGTACCTAAAGAAGAGCGCGAAAAGAAAGCATATGAAAGCATAGCCGTTGTAGGATTGAAAGGATATGAGAACCAGCGTGTGGACGAACTCTCCGGAGGTATGCAGCAGCGCGTCGGATTGGCACGTGCTTTGGCGAACGACCCGGAAGTCCTGTTGATGGACGAGGCTTTTTCTGCCCTTGACCCACTTATCCGCGAACAGATGCAGGACGAGTTGCTGGACTTGCAGGAGAAGATGAAACGTACCATTGTCTTTATCACACATGATCTGGACGAGGCCATCAAATTAGGCGACCGTATTGCCATTATGAAGGATGGCGAAGTCGTACAGGTCGGGACGCCCGAAGAGATATTGACCGATCCGGCGAACGACTATGTCACCCGTTTTACCGAGAGTGTGGATCGTGGGCGTGTCGTTACGGCCTCTTCCATCATGCTGACTCAACCGATCGTTGTCCGTATCCGCAAAGATGGTCCGGAGGCCATAATCCGCAAGATGAGGGAAAAACGTTTGTATGCATTGCCCGTGATCGGAACGGACGAGCAGTTTCTTGGTGAAATACGGTTGAAAGATGTGCTGCGGTTGCGTAAGGAAGGGGCGCGGGATATCAGTTCGATTGTCATGAAAGAGGTCCCTTCCGTATTGGAGAGTATGACAGTCGAAGATATGTTGCCCCTCTTGCCGAAAGTCCAGCAGGCTTTGCCGGTGGTCGATGAGAATAACCGTTTGAAAGGTGTCGTATCGACTTCAGCCATCATTATCGAGATGACCGGAAAAGATCAGAAAGAAATAGAAGAAATCATTCAAAACGCAATAGATTTATGA
- a CDS encoding TonB-dependent receptor: MKQLLLVLFLTLTPAAYLTAATVKGWVKDAQTGEELIGAAVYVKENPAMGTTAGLDGTFVLKDVPEGKNITLVCSYISYETQEQNVNTLSGRDVLFNMKPSAMNLEGVTIIAANPGRTEAGARGIEKQAMNVVNVMSAKAIELSPDITVANVIQRMSGVTVERNSSGEGQYAILRGMDKRYNYTLVNGVKIPSPDNKNRFVPLDIFPSEMLDRLEVTKSLTANMEGDGIGGAVNLIMKDAPSERQFTANLSTGYNAMYFGRDFQSFNRGGIVKKSPYEALGKPEDYKVTMEDFTTSNLRMKWKKPLPDLTAGLSYGDRFFDDKLGVMLAGSFLSTSRGKESRLYYQPGTSHNGIEYRNYSSEQTRIGVHAKLDYSLNDNHKLTWYNGYMDMSEAEVREGEDEKERAVRMRWNHQYIINSTLKGEHLFLSGGALRLNWSAVLSKAFSETPDNAEIYLLGSHVSTTDAAKRRWEHNSDKDKAGYVDLAYKLKLDGGAILDFSAGGMYRDKKRDSFFNEYTFNSATGSKNPQYINKDWFNFDEIQFVPRPYGNIGDPLNYDATEKIGAGYGMVKYTLKEWELIAGVRVEHTNQGYVLKFPRDVDPEGNQDYTDVLPSFHAKYGIHRNANLRFSYARAINRPSFFEIVPYSIINEDYKEKGNPDLKHTVADNIDLRYEFFPKSSEQFMVGLFYKNIQDPIEYGLLNEGQDTYYKPMNFGDAKNLGMEVDVMKYFNWFGIKANYTYTHSKVTTDKRIMEGSEVKSVRQSRPLFGQAAHVANLSLLFKETRHGWEGQVSASYTGKRLSDISNWYEDDIWEDGYAQLDASIEKSFKNGISIFGKASNLLDIPLLRYIQKGPRTESVDSDRHNGNVIERKEWHGQSFMLGIRYKL, encoded by the coding sequence ATGAAGCAATTACTACTCGTTTTATTTTTGACTTTGACTCCGGCTGCTTATCTGACCGCTGCGACAGTTAAAGGTTGGGTTAAGGATGCGCAGACCGGCGAAGAACTGATCGGTGCTGCTGTGTATGTGAAAGAAAATCCGGCGATGGGAACGACAGCCGGGCTGGACGGGACATTCGTCCTGAAAGATGTGCCGGAAGGAAAAAACATCACGTTGGTTTGCAGTTATATCAGCTATGAGACACAGGAACAGAACGTAAACACGCTGTCCGGCCGGGATGTACTGTTTAACATGAAGCCTTCGGCCATGAACCTGGAAGGTGTCACGATCATAGCCGCCAATCCGGGACGTACCGAAGCCGGTGCCCGCGGGATTGAGAAGCAGGCGATGAATGTGGTCAACGTCATGAGTGCGAAAGCGATCGAGCTGTCACCGGATATTACGGTTGCCAATGTGATCCAGCGTATGTCCGGCGTGACGGTCGAGCGTAACAGTAGCGGAGAAGGTCAGTATGCCATTTTACGGGGTATGGACAAACGGTATAACTATACGTTGGTGAACGGTGTGAAGATTCCGAGTCCCGATAATAAGAACCGCTTTGTGCCGCTTGATATCTTCCCCTCCGAGATGCTGGACCGTCTGGAGGTGACCAAATCCTTGACGGCGAATATGGAGGGAGACGGCATTGGTGGCGCTGTCAATCTGATCATGAAAGATGCTCCTTCCGAACGCCAATTTACGGCCAACTTGTCTACCGGTTATAACGCGATGTATTTCGGTCGTGACTTCCAATCGTTCAACCGGGGCGGTATCGTAAAGAAATCTCCTTACGAAGCGTTGGGGAAACCGGAAGATTACAAAGTGACGATGGAAGACTTTACGACTTCGAACCTACGGATGAAATGGAAGAAACCGCTGCCGGACCTGACTGCCGGACTTTCGTATGGCGACCGCTTTTTTGATGATAAATTGGGCGTCATGTTGGCGGGGAGTTTTCTGAGTACCAGCCGGGGAAAGGAAAGTCGGCTCTATTATCAACCGGGAACGAGCCATAACGGGATAGAATACCGTAATTATTCATCGGAACAGACACGTATCGGTGTGCATGCCAAACTGGATTACTCCTTGAACGACAACCATAAGCTGACTTGGTATAACGGTTATATGGATATGAGCGAAGCCGAAGTGCGCGAGGGGGAAGATGAAAAGGAACGGGCTGTCCGTATGCGTTGGAACCACCAGTATATCATCAATTCGACCTTAAAAGGCGAACATTTGTTTCTGTCTGGCGGAGCGTTGCGGTTGAACTGGTCGGCTGTCTTGTCCAAAGCATTCAGCGAAACGCCCGATAATGCGGAAATATATCTGTTGGGTTCCCATGTGTCTACTACGGATGCGGCCAAACGTCGTTGGGAACATAACTCGGATAAGGACAAAGCCGGATATGTCGATCTGGCATATAAGTTGAAATTGGATGGCGGGGCGATCCTGGATTTCTCGGCCGGAGGTATGTACCGGGATAAGAAGCGTGACAGTTTCTTTAATGAATATACGTTCAACTCGGCTACCGGTTCCAAGAATCCGCAATATATCAATAAGGACTGGTTTAATTTTGACGAGATACAATTCGTCCCCCGTCCTTATGGCAACATAGGGGACCCTCTGAATTACGATGCAACGGAAAAGATCGGTGCCGGATATGGAATGGTGAAGTATACCTTGAAGGAATGGGAATTGATCGCCGGGGTGCGTGTCGAGCATACGAATCAGGGATATGTACTGAAATTTCCCCGTGATGTTGATCCGGAAGGAAACCAGGACTATACGGATGTATTGCCGAGTTTCCATGCCAAATACGGTATCCATCGAAATGCCAACCTGCGTTTCTCGTATGCGCGTGCCATCAATCGTCCGAGCTTTTTCGAGATCGTGCCTTACAGCATCATTAATGAAGATTATAAGGAAAAGGGAAATCCGGACTTGAAGCATACGGTTGCCGACAATATCGATTTACGTTATGAATTTTTTCCAAAGTCTTCCGAGCAGTTTATGGTCGGCCTGTTCTATAAGAATATCCAGGACCCGATCGAATACGGGTTGTTGAACGAAGGCCAGGATACCTATTATAAACCGATGAACTTCGGTGACGCCAAGAATCTGGGGATGGAAGTCGATGTGATGAAATACTTCAACTGGTTCGGTATTAAGGCAAACTATACCTATACACATTCGAAGGTCACGACAGACAAGCGTATCATGGAAGGATCGGAAGTGAAGTCGGTGCGCCAGTCCCGTCCACTGTTCGGACAGGCGGCCCATGTGGCAAATCTCTCCCTGCTTTTCAAAGAGACCAGGCACGGCTGGGAGGGCCAGGTGTCTGCCAGCTATACGGGAAAACGTCTGAGCGACATTTCGAACTGGTATGAAGATGATATATGGGAGGACGGCTACGCCCAGCTGGATGCTTCGATAGAAAAAAGTTTCAAGAACGGCATCAGTATCTTTGGCAAGGCCTCCAACCTGTTGGATATCCCGCTCTTGCGCTACATTCAGAAAGGACCGCGTACGGAGAGTGTGGATTCAGACCGGCATAATGGGAATGTGATCGAACGGAAAGAATGGCACGGTCAGTCATTTATGCTCGGCATCCGGTATAAACTTTAA